The Apis mellifera strain DH4 linkage group LG3, Amel_HAv3.1, whole genome shotgun sequence genome includes the window CCAGGACTCTGGTATGTTTCGCTACCTGCCTGCCCTTGCCCTGTCCCATAATGCGACCCGTACAAGTTCTCCTCATAACCCTGAGCCACAAAATTTGCTACCCTGTTTTCcaaagaggaaaaatattgcatcaaacgtttgtttttctaattatacaaTGTATTGATAAGTTTGACTTGACAAATACAAAATCATAACCTTGTTAGAAATTTACCTATAATGATCAGAAGATGGAGGGCTGTAGAGATGTTGCTCCTCCGGCGGATAACTTCGTCTAAGCTCGATACTGTTCGGCCTGGGTGGCCGTGGAGCGCCGTATCCAGTCATCACCATATCCAGCAACGATTCATCTTGAATATTGTGCGGTGCCCTGTATTGGACACCTTGCGTCGGCATAATGTACTCGCCGTGACCAACGGCCAACTGTCTTTGCCTTTCTCTTGTATTATGCGGTTGCCTTATACGCTTCTTATGCcttccaccaccaccaccgccacccTCGTTCCGAGGCCTATGCGGCTGTGTAGCAAAAATTCTTTGTTAAACGGCTGCCTTGTTGCAAGGTGATAGCAAAAAGTGCAAGACAagcttaaattttatcaatcaaatataTGATGGTTGATCCcagttataataattgtaaataaaaattgtttattttacatatacttataattttgattataattttgatctttattaattttacattttaattttaattttacataaacttataattttgattataattttgatttttattaatataaataatttttagaagaagaaaaaaagaagaacgggATCAACCATTGAACATGAAGGAATTTgtaggaaataaaaatgactTTTACCAGATAatggtatattattaatgggggtagaaataagagagaatgttttaaaatcaatataaaaaacaatgaatttgaaaagtttGTTTGTTTCTAACAatgtatttacaattttatttcccaCGACTGTGAAATATGAcggatcaaaaaataaaaggaaaaaaaaaaaaatgaaagagagaaacaatCCTGGAAATGATTGAGAGATCATGTGAATACTTTGTATCgatattgtataattgatGGCTCGATTGATGAATGATGATGAAAAACTTCTATTGAGTACATCCAAAAGTTGCATGGTTGGCACAGAATGGCATTACAAAGTGATCGATAAAGTGAAATGGTAAGTGAGACAAACTATTCGACTTTGAGAACAAGTTATCTTACAAAAATGGGGGGGGGGGGTAACGATTAAGGGCTTTTTCTTAAGGCGTAGATCGAATGTtttgaattgataaataaaaaaaaaaaaaaaaacaaaatattgataactTAAAGCCAAAAtgaattggataaaattattcgcatCAACTTTGATTtccttttttgtaaaatttataaataaatgacaaTTTGTTAACAATTTGATACTCTAAGATATGGGTGAACGAAAATTCTTGttagagttaaaaaaaaaaaaaagaaaagaaaggtagAGAAACGTGTCATTCGgtctacaaataaaattctttgccAAGGTCGAACATTGAAGAATGTGTTTGATGACGTTGGCTAATCCTAGCAAATGTAAACTACAAACTTTCAAAGCGAGCATCTATCAGCGCAATCTTCTATCAGCGCAAAAAAATCGGTTAATGAAAATCCACAAAGAAGTGAGCGGTTGATTATGTATGAGTGAGTGGTTGGcgatcgataatataattcattaaaaaactgGGTAAgggtaataaaaaaactacaaAGATCCAAACCATCGACTTGCCTCTCTGAACGGTTCGGCATATTCAGACTCGGTCTATAACGAACGGGACATTTTCAAACGTTAGAAtcgtatgtatattatattatcatagtacaactataataagaaaaaaaaaaaaaaataactattgtATCTTGTGTTATCTCGCGCACCTCGAGAGAAAAGTGTCTTTATATCTAATCGCGTGTTTACGTAATATGttcgtaatatattttgaataaaaaaaaaaaaatgctaacaaaaataataacgagaaCTTCCTTATCCTCTGAAGAgaaaacagagagaaagagagagagagagagagagaaaaaaagaaaaataaagaagaaaatcgaggTGCACGTGTAATAGAGAGAAAAACAATTCTAGAGgagagaaatattcatttacctTTTTCCCTCGATCGTGTAACTTCTTCTCTGTATCTTTGAGCATCTCCTGACTCCAAAgatcaaagaaataattcggatccgtgtaaaattttaaccCATCTTTACCGTCTTCCCTACAATCGATAACGCatcgtttaatattattgaataataatagaaagaaaataatgataaaaaaaattctcttcgtcaattctagaaaaataaaaattcaatcttcaACGTTCGATGATAAAACGTTCGATGATAAAATACCTGTAAACGTTTAGTTTATCGAGCGGTGGTGGCGTATCGCATTGATGGTAAGTTTCCAACATGGCCGTTGGCATGGTGTCCCTAGAAACGACTTGTTGGTCGAACACCACTGAACTTTTGAACGCTTTCCTCATGTGTATATCTTGTAGCGAAACTGAGAAAGGAAATATTACAATGTAACACTACTTGTAAAAGAAACTCTGCTCGACGACTAATAAtgatcaatcatttttttttatctgttattttcaaaaaaattattttcatcaacaccaacgattctattctattcttggGTCGTCGAATGTCTCGGTCAAAAGGTTAATCCCGAGCCGCATAATTAATCAGCCAATTAACGAACCTTCCTCGACGTTGCTGTCGAGCTGAGTAACTTTGACGGCTAGCCGATCTATCCTGGCCTGTAAAGAGTTGGCCCTGTCGCTCAATCCGTGAGCTTCCCTCGCGAGCTCGCCAAACAGATCCTCGGCGTGCCTCGACAAACTGGACAGTTGCCTAATCGTGTTGGCCAACGTGCCATTCGTTACAGCCTCCAACTCCGAGGGGAGAGGAAAGTTCTCAGGGATGGTGCCCCGTGCGACGAGCACCGGCTCCACCAGTCGCTTAGGAAGCGgcattttcttcctctctgaACGTTCACCGCTCTCTAATTACCTGCAATAAtcgtagatttttttcttagattttTATCACTTGGAAAAATAcgacgagaaatattttaaatattgtgcgAGTTACacggataaaattaataattccagccaatttttcttccttaaaTAAACGCTTGGTAAAAACGTATCGATTCATCGAGAGCTGATCGATAAATTCGCGGAGCAAAACGAAGAGCGAACGTTTACAAAGGCATAAAGGAGGAGGTTGATTCCGATTGAGCGAAAAGCGACGGTTTCGCGATGGAGCGAACGAAGAGTGGAAAGTAATTTGCAACGTCGAGTGGAAAGATGGCGTGGCCATCGTTAACGAATATTCGGTCGATGCGATCTAGGCGCACGTGTTTCCTTTGATCTTTCGCAATTTTGCAAATCGAAGCACGAATAACGTAAAACGGTGGTGTTCACAAACggtaatttcgatcgaatcgagaacAATTCGAGAGATAATTGAAACACCGACGATCCGGTGAAAAGTTCGATCGAATTAAGGTTAG containing:
- the LOC410922 gene encoding wiskott-Aldrich syndrome protein family member 3 isoform X1, whose product is MPLPKRLVEPVLVARGTIPENFPLPSELEAVTNGTLANTIRQLSSLSRHAEDLFGELAREAHGLSDRANSLQARIDRLAVKVTQLDSNVEEVSLQDIHMRKAFKSSVVFDQQVVSRDTMPTAMLETYHQCDTPPPLDKLNVYREDGKDGLKFYTDPNYFFDLWSQEMLKDTEKKLHDRGKKTESEYAEPFREPHRPRNEGGGGGGGRHKKRIRQPHNTRERQRQLAVGHGEYIMPTQGVQYRAPHNIQDESLLDMVMTGYGAPRPPRPNSIELRRSYPPEEQHLYSPPSSDHYRVANFVAQGYEENLYGSHYGTGQGQAGSETYQSPGGQSTPSRGGRSRPSQPPPAPPSNTSSNSTPTVASANNTPTRGRSMSTGRDTLPPPPPPPGETMSPPPMNGSIPSHLLNRNGSRSNSPLPSHHSTPTPPNHSTQIGTDETDPAPQDLPPPPPTPDPTPPRPISPPCNIPPPPPPPPPPPVANGPSPPVPLTNGDIAKMIATNPPKLKPLKPLKNIVDGQLRKPVNPNIPLVDPRNDLLKAIRDGIKLRKVEKIEQKEVERVNALNDVASILARRVAVEFSDSDSASESECDSEGWGEQETNLA
- the LOC410922 gene encoding wiskott-Aldrich syndrome protein family member 3 isoform X2, coding for MPLPKRLVEPVLVARGTIPENFPLPSELEAVTNGTLANTIRQLSSLSRHAEDLFGELAREAHGLSDRANSLQARIDRLAVKVTQLDSNVEEVSLQDIHMRKAFKSSVVFDQQVVSRDTMPTAMLETYHQCDTPPPLDKLNVYREDGKDGLKFYTDPNYFFDLWSQEMLKDTEKKLHDRGKKPHRPRNEGGGGGGGRHKKRIRQPHNTRERQRQLAVGHGEYIMPTQGVQYRAPHNIQDESLLDMVMTGYGAPRPPRPNSIELRRSYPPEEQHLYSPPSSDHYRVANFVAQGYEENLYGSHYGTGQGQAGSETYQSPGGQSTPSRGGRSRPSQPPPAPPSNTSSNSTPTVASANNTPTRGRSMSTGRDTLPPPPPPPGETMSPPPMNGSIPSHLLNRNGSRSNSPLPSHHSTPTPPNHSTQIGTDETDPAPQDLPPPPPTPDPTPPRPISPPCNIPPPPPPPPPPPVANGPSPPVPLTNGDIAKMIATNPPKLKPLKPLKNIVDGQLRKPVNPNIPLVDPRNDLLKAIRDGIKLRKVEKIEQKEVERVNALNDVASILARRVAVEFSDSDSASESECDSEGWGEQETNLA